In Carya illinoinensis cultivar Pawnee chromosome 7, C.illinoinensisPawnee_v1, whole genome shotgun sequence, the following are encoded in one genomic region:
- the LOC122317355 gene encoding uncharacterized protein LOC122317355 — protein sequence MVEQGLVKEQVFSFRLNGKAEEEEEGEIVLGGVDRNHYKRKLTYVPVTSKGYWQFGYNSFLFGNHLLVYLRLALGIARRFLCSYNTWYDPEYGKMVDMTCYTIDVNSQAMVEIKFLLVLLILRTRFFNGGRMSGAWGVMSEVNHEQRMKG from the coding sequence ATGGTTGAACAAGGTCTTGTTAAAGAACAAGTGTTTTCATTCCGGCTCAACGGTAAAgcagaggaggaagaggagggtgAAATTGTCCTTGGTGGTGTAGATCGCAATCATTACAAGCGCAAGCTCACATATGTTCCTGTGACAAGCAAGGGTTATTGGCAGTTTGGGTATAATTCTTTCTTATTTGGGAATCATTTGCTTGTCTACCTAAGGCTAGCTTTGGGGATTGCTAGACGATTTTTGTGCAGCTACAACACCTGGTATGATCCAGAGTATGGGAAAATGGTTGACATGACTTGCTACACTATAGATGTTAATTCGCAAGCCATGGTAGAAATAAAGTTTCTATTAGTGCTCTTAATCTTGAGGACAAGATTCTTTAACGGGGGGAGAATGTCAGGAGCTTGGGGTGTGATGAGCGAGGTCAACCATGAGCAAAGAATGAAGGGGTGA